Proteins encoded in a region of the Rhizobium sp. CC-YZS058 genome:
- a CDS encoding S10 family peptidase: MFRPVLVLLALLALPLSASAQETKAAPNGILGLVPEDVSREGRVTVEGATLAYTATVGSLDLYASTGEQTAKIVYTAYSAKTAQGTERPITFAFNGGPGAASAYLHLGLVGPKILTFGADGTDGTRPVLIDNPESWLAFTDLVLIDPVGTGWSRAASADVANSFYGVRQDAESLAKAIMLYTQKAGRLSAPKYLLGESYGGFRAAKVAAALKENQGLLVSGILMVSPFIEGRFLANSDDPLSAALQLPSMAAATLERTGRFSAPALAEAERFAMGDYLTGLATPPREREAADALYSQVATLTGLPPADVARARGFVGEIYAKQAAGQGRIVSPYDAAYSVPDAYPEEPDVRNDDPMLDGYSRAYGAAFSTYARDALGVRTAMTYSLLNTDVNRRWEWNGSRGGDGRALAGASGDLRDLLSTIPAFRLMIVHGRTDVLTPYGASRYVIDHLPPDLAAGRAHLHVYPGGHMFYTDATARRAFTADAKAFYEAGTAE; this comes from the coding sequence GTGTTCCGTCCCGTCCTCGTCCTGCTCGCCCTCCTGGCGCTGCCGCTCTCCGCTTCCGCACAGGAAACGAAGGCGGCGCCGAACGGCATCCTCGGGCTGGTTCCCGAGGACGTGTCGCGGGAGGGCCGTGTCACGGTAGAAGGCGCAACGCTCGCCTATACGGCGACCGTCGGTTCGCTCGATCTTTACGCCAGCACCGGCGAACAGACGGCGAAGATCGTCTACACCGCCTATTCCGCGAAGACGGCGCAGGGCACCGAGCGACCGATCACCTTCGCCTTCAACGGCGGTCCGGGCGCGGCATCGGCCTATCTGCACCTCGGCCTGGTCGGCCCGAAGATCCTCACCTTCGGCGCAGACGGAACGGACGGAACGCGACCGGTGCTGATCGACAATCCAGAGAGCTGGCTTGCCTTTACCGATCTCGTGCTGATCGATCCGGTCGGCACCGGCTGGAGTCGGGCCGCGAGCGCCGATGTTGCCAACAGTTTCTATGGCGTCCGCCAGGATGCCGAAAGCCTCGCCAAGGCGATCATGCTGTACACGCAGAAGGCTGGCCGGCTTTCCGCACCGAAATATCTGCTGGGCGAAAGCTATGGCGGTTTCCGCGCGGCGAAGGTTGCGGCAGCGCTGAAGGAGAACCAGGGCCTGCTGGTGTCCGGCATTCTGATGGTCTCGCCCTTCATCGAGGGGCGCTTCCTTGCCAATTCCGACGACCCCTTGAGCGCCGCCCTGCAGCTTCCCTCCATGGCCGCCGCAACGCTGGAGCGGACCGGCCGCTTCAGCGCGCCGGCGCTGGCGGAGGCCGAGCGTTTCGCAATGGGCGACTATCTCACCGGCCTCGCAACGCCGCCGCGGGAGCGAGAGGCAGCGGATGCGCTTTACAGCCAGGTTGCGACACTGACCGGCCTGCCGCCCGCCGATGTCGCGCGGGCACGTGGTTTCGTCGGCGAAATCTATGCCAAGCAGGCGGCCGGGCAGGGGCGCATCGTCAGCCCCTATGATGCGGCCTATTCCGTTCCCGACGCCTATCCGGAAGAGCCCGACGTCCGCAATGACGATCCGATGCTCGACGGCTACAGCCGCGCCTACGGCGCTGCCTTCAGCACCTATGCGCGCGATGCGCTCGGCGTTCGCACGGCGATGACCTATTCCCTGCTCAACACGGACGTGAACCGGCGGTGGGAGTGGAACGGCAGCCGCGGCGGCGATGGCCGCGCGCTGGCCGGCGCGTCCGGCGACCTGCGCGACCTTCTCTCCACCATCCCGGCCTTCCGCCTCATGATCGTGCATGGACGGACCGATGTGCTGACGCCCTATGGCGCCAGTCGCTATGTCATCGACCATCTGCCACCGGATCTCGCCGCCGGCCGCGCCCATCTGCACGTCTATCCCGGCGGTCACATGTTCTACACCGACGCAACCGCCCGCCGCGCCTTCACGGCGGATGCCAAGGCTTTCTACGAGGCCGGCACGGCTGAGTGA
- a CDS encoding tripartite tricarboxylate transporter permease produces MELFNNLLLGFSTAASPANLLFCLIGVLLGTLIGVLPGIGATATIAMLLPITFQLEPVSSLIMLAGIYYGAQYGGSTTAILINMPGESSSAVTAIDGYQMARKGRAGAALAIAALGSFFAGTVSTFLVAIFAPPLTAVALQFGAAEYFSLMIVGLVSSIALAHGSIVKALAMVCLGLLLGMVGTDIYTGTPRFTLGIREFSDGLNFVALAVGVFGIAEILRNLEGEMTRSLLISKVSGLLPSRDDFRQMIGPVLRGTGIGSALGILPGGGAILAAFASYTVEKKISKRPEEFGHGAIAGVAGPESANNAGAQTSFIPLLTLGIPANPVMALMVGAMIIQGIVPGPNVATEQPALFWGIIASMWIGNLMLVILNLPLIGLWVKLLTVPYYVLFPIIMAFCSIGVYSVNSNVYDLYSVAFFGLIGYLLVKLRCEPAPLLLGFVLGPLLEENLRRAMILSRGDPSTFVTRPISAGLLLLAAAVLVIVFLPSVKAKREEVFQEEG; encoded by the coding sequence ATGGAACTGTTCAACAATCTCCTGCTCGGTTTTTCGACCGCCGCCTCGCCGGCCAATCTGCTCTTCTGCCTGATCGGCGTGCTGCTCGGGACGCTGATCGGCGTGTTGCCCGGCATCGGCGCGACGGCGACCATCGCCATGCTGCTGCCGATCACCTTCCAGCTCGAACCGGTCTCCTCGCTGATCATGCTGGCCGGCATCTATTACGGCGCGCAATATGGCGGCTCGACCACCGCGATCCTCATCAACATGCCGGGCGAATCCTCCTCGGCCGTCACCGCCATCGACGGCTACCAGATGGCCCGCAAGGGTCGTGCCGGCGCGGCCCTCGCCATTGCCGCGCTCGGCTCCTTCTTCGCCGGCACGGTGTCCACCTTCCTCGTCGCGATCTTCGCGCCGCCGCTGACGGCGGTCGCGCTGCAGTTCGGCGCGGCGGAATATTTCTCCCTGATGATCGTCGGTCTCGTCTCTTCCATCGCGCTCGCCCATGGCTCGATCGTCAAGGCGCTCGCCATGGTCTGTCTCGGCCTGCTTCTCGGCATGGTCGGCACGGACATCTACACCGGCACGCCGCGCTTCACGCTCGGCATCCGCGAGTTCTCAGACGGGCTGAACTTCGTGGCGCTGGCCGTCGGTGTGTTCGGCATCGCCGAGATCCTGCGCAATCTGGAAGGCGAAATGACGCGCAGCCTCCTGATCAGCAAGGTCAGCGGCCTGCTGCCCTCACGCGACGATTTCCGCCAGATGATCGGCCCCGTCTTGCGCGGCACCGGCATCGGCTCGGCGCTCGGCATCCTGCCCGGCGGTGGCGCCATCCTCGCCGCTTTCGCCTCCTATACGGTGGAGAAGAAGATCTCGAAAAGGCCGGAGGAGTTCGGACACGGTGCGATCGCAGGCGTCGCCGGACCGGAATCGGCCAACAATGCCGGCGCGCAGACCTCCTTCATCCCGCTCCTGACGCTCGGCATTCCCGCCAATCCGGTCATGGCGCTGATGGTCGGCGCCATGATCATCCAAGGCATCGTGCCCGGACCCAATGTCGCCACCGAGCAGCCGGCGCTGTTCTGGGGCATCATCGCCTCGATGTGGATCGGCAATCTGATGCTGGTGATCCTGAACCTGCCGCTGATCGGGCTCTGGGTGAAACTGCTGACCGTGCCCTATTACGTGCTGTTCCCGATCATCATGGCCTTCTGCTCGATCGGCGTCTACAGCGTGAACAGCAATGTCTACGACCTCTACTCGGTCGCCTTCTTCGGGCTGATCGGCTATCTGCTCGTCAAGCTGCGCTGCGAGCCGGCGCCGCTGCTGCTCGGCTTCGTGCTGGGTCCGCTTCTGGAGGAAAACCTGCGCCGGGCCATGATCCTGTCGCGCGGCGATCCGTCCACTTTCGTCACCCGCCCGATCAGCGCCGGCCTGCTGCTGCTTGCCGCCGCCGTGCTCGTCATCGTCTTCCTGCCGAGCGTGAAGGCCAAGCGCGAAGAGGTCTTCCAGGAGGAAGGCTGA
- a CDS encoding tripartite tricarboxylate transporter TctB family protein, producing MTSRSIDRTNAICGLVFIATGLFFAAQSLTLELGTALRMGPGMFPLILALVLTLLGGIILLQATRSTGEPWEPLAWRGMIFILPAPVLFGMTVRGLGFVPALFLAAFFASFASRRMKPLWAFVLALAITLFSLGVFSYALGLPFERFGPWLRF from the coding sequence ATGACATCGCGTTCCATCGATCGCACCAATGCCATCTGTGGCCTGGTCTTCATCGCGACCGGCCTGTTTTTTGCCGCCCAATCCTTGACGCTCGAACTCGGCACGGCGCTGCGCATGGGGCCGGGCATGTTCCCGCTCATCCTCGCTCTGGTGCTCACCCTGCTCGGCGGCATCATCCTCCTGCAGGCGACCCGCAGCACCGGCGAGCCCTGGGAGCCGCTTGCCTGGCGGGGGATGATCTTCATCCTGCCGGCGCCGGTGCTGTTCGGCATGACCGTGCGGGGCCTCGGCTTCGTCCCGGCGCTGTTCCTCGCCGCATTCTTCGCAAGCTTCGCCTCGCGCCGCATGAAGCCGCTCTGGGCCTTTGTCCTGGCGCTCGCCATCACGCTCTTCTCGCTCGGCGTCTTCAGCTATGCGCTCGGCCTGCCCTTCGAACGCTTCGGCCCCTGGCTCCGCTTCTAG
- a CDS encoding tripartite tricarboxylate transporter substrate-binding protein, with amino-acid sequence MTLFKSLFAATALVASLVAGTAHADYPERTITMVVPFAAGGPTDTVARLVAESMSKDLGQQVIVENVGGAGGTLGAGRVASADADGYTILLHHIGMATSATLYRKLAYDPLNAFDYVGLVTDVPMTIVSRKDLEPTDLKGLIDYAKANKDTVTVANAGIGAASHLCGMLFMSAIETPLVTVPYKGTGPAMTDLLGGQVDIMCDQTTNTTKQIQGGTIKAFAVTSPERLKIFPDLPTAVEGGLKDFNVGIWHGVYVPKGTPADATAKLTAALQKSLKDENVVARFAELGTVPSPESDATPEALKAKLESEIARWKPVIEAAGQYAD; translated from the coding sequence ATGACGCTCTTCAAATCGCTGTTTGCCGCCACCGCCTTGGTCGCGAGCCTCGTTGCCGGAACGGCCCATGCCGACTATCCGGAACGCACCATCACCATGGTCGTCCCCTTCGCCGCCGGCGGCCCGACCGATACGGTGGCGCGACTGGTTGCCGAATCCATGTCGAAGGATCTCGGCCAGCAGGTGATCGTCGAGAATGTCGGCGGTGCGGGCGGCACGCTCGGCGCGGGCCGCGTCGCCTCTGCCGATGCGGATGGCTACACGATCCTGCTCCACCACATCGGCATGGCCACCAGCGCTACGCTCTACCGCAAGCTCGCCTATGATCCGCTCAACGCCTTCGATTATGTCGGCCTCGTCACCGACGTGCCGATGACCATCGTGTCGCGCAAGGACCTCGAGCCGACCGACCTCAAGGGCCTGATCGACTATGCCAAGGCCAACAAGGATACCGTGACCGTCGCGAATGCCGGCATCGGTGCCGCCTCGCATCTGTGCGGCATGCTGTTCATGAGCGCGATCGAGACCCCGCTCGTCACCGTCCCCTACAAGGGCACCGGTCCGGCCATGACCGACCTGCTCGGCGGCCAGGTCGACATCATGTGCGACCAGACCACCAACACCACGAAACAGATCCAGGGCGGCACGATCAAGGCCTTCGCAGTGACCTCGCCCGAGCGGCTGAAGATCTTCCCCGATCTCCCGACCGCCGTCGAAGGCGGCCTGAAGGACTTCAATGTCGGCATCTGGCACGGCGTCTACGTTCCCAAGGGCACGCCGGCGGACGCGACAGCCAAGCTGACGGCCGCCCTGCAGAAGTCGCTGAAGGACGAGAACGTCGTCGCCCGTTTCGCCGAACTCGGCACGGTCCCCTCGCCGGAAAGCGATGCGACGCCGGAGGCTCTCAAGGCCAAGCTCGAAAGCGAGATCGCGCGCTGGAAGCCGGTAATCGAAGCCGCCGGCCAATACGCCGACTGA
- a CDS encoding TerC family protein, whose amino-acid sequence MDFAFLFIDWLGKPLWMWLGFMGLVIALLAFDLGILHKENREIEVGESLKLSALYITLGLAFGGWVWWYLGADAGMNYVTGFVVEKTLALDNVFVIALIFSFFAVPRLYQHRVLFWGILGVIVLRALMIGLGAALVTEFAWVLYLFAGFLVITGIKMLFVGDKEPDLASNPLLAFMRRRLNVTDEHHGDKFFVRLPDTKTGRHVLFVTPLFLALVLIEIADLVFAVDSVPAIFAITTDPFIVYTSNIFAILGLRALYFALAAMIHRFHYLKPALAVVLIFIGSKVFAADLLGIDKVPPAISLGVTFLIIASGVVFSLVKTRKTEAAR is encoded by the coding sequence ATGGATTTTGCGTTTCTCTTTATCGACTGGCTCGGAAAGCCGCTCTGGATGTGGCTCGGCTTCATGGGCCTCGTCATCGCCCTGCTCGCCTTCGACCTCGGGATTCTCCATAAGGAGAACCGCGAGATCGAAGTCGGCGAAAGCCTGAAACTCTCGGCGCTCTATATCACCCTCGGCCTTGCCTTCGGCGGCTGGGTCTGGTGGTATCTCGGTGCCGATGCCGGCATGAATTACGTGACCGGCTTTGTGGTGGAAAAGACGCTGGCGCTCGACAATGTCTTCGTCATCGCGCTGATCTTCTCCTTCTTCGCCGTGCCGCGCCTCTATCAGCACCGTGTGCTCTTCTGGGGCATTCTCGGCGTCATCGTGCTCCGCGCGCTGATGATCGGCCTCGGTGCGGCATTGGTGACCGAGTTCGCCTGGGTGCTCTATCTCTTCGCCGGCTTCCTGGTCATCACCGGCATCAAGATGCTGTTCGTCGGCGACAAGGAGCCGGATCTGGCCTCCAATCCGCTGCTCGCCTTCATGCGTCGGCGGTTGAATGTGACGGATGAGCATCATGGCGACAAGTTCTTCGTCCGCCTGCCCGATACCAAGACCGGCAGACACGTGCTCTTCGTCACGCCGCTCTTCCTGGCACTGGTTCTGATCGAGATCGCCGACCTCGTCTTCGCGGTCGATTCGGTCCCGGCGATCTTTGCCATCACCACGGACCCGTTCATCGTCTATACCTCGAACATCTTCGCCATCCTCGGCCTGCGCGCGCTGTATTTCGCCCTCGCCGCGATGATCCACCGCTTCCACTATCTCAAGCCCGCACTCGCCGTGGTGCTGATCTTCATCGGCTCGAAGGTCTTCGCCGCCGATCTCCTCGGCATCGACAAGGTGCCGCCGGCGATCTCCCTCGGCGTTACCTTCCTGATCATCGCCAGCGGCGTGGTGTTCAGTCTGGTCAAGACGCGCAAGACGGAAGCCGCCCGGTAA
- a CDS encoding sigma-54 dependent transcriptional regulator: MSDGIVLLVDDEEELRRSTAQALELQDLTVESFASGEDALARVSYAFNGVVVSDIRMRGMDGMTLLQRVREIDHELPVILVTGHGDVQLAVTAMREGAYDFLEKPFAIQALDSIIRRAMDRRGLVLENRRLRAVAGKRDDVETRMPGRTPIMVDLRYRLRAIGASDADALIIGDTGAGKEVAARALHDLSPRADRPFIAINCAALPETLIESELFGHETGAFPGAIRARYGKFEHARGGTILLDEIGSMPIDLQAKFLRVLQERTITRLGSNETVALDVRFIATSKVDLEAEVAAGRFRADLFYRLNVVTVRVPALAQRQADIPLLFLQLVREAAARYGREDGTVPPEVLADIGQRDWPGNVRELRNAADRFVLGLDTRSTASPSSQDKEPMRLADRVSAFERRIIASAIAAHGGSLRPVYEQLGISRKTLYEKMQKLGLDKRLLSGDGDDHG, translated from the coding sequence ATGAGCGACGGCATCGTTCTGCTGGTCGATGACGAGGAGGAGCTGCGTCGCTCGACCGCCCAGGCGCTCGAACTGCAGGATCTGACGGTCGAATCCTTCGCGTCCGGCGAGGATGCCCTGGCGAGGGTCTCCTATGCCTTCAACGGCGTCGTGGTCAGCGACATCCGCATGCGCGGCATGGACGGCATGACCCTGCTTCAGCGCGTGCGGGAGATCGATCACGAGCTGCCGGTGATCCTCGTCACCGGACATGGCGACGTGCAGCTGGCGGTGACCGCCATGCGCGAGGGCGCTTACGACTTCCTGGAAAAGCCCTTCGCGATCCAGGCGCTCGACAGCATCATCCGCCGAGCGATGGACCGGCGCGGGCTGGTGCTGGAAAACCGGCGGCTCAGGGCGGTCGCCGGGAAGCGAGATGATGTCGAGACGCGCATGCCCGGCCGCACGCCGATCATGGTGGATCTGCGCTACCGGCTGCGCGCCATCGGGGCGAGCGATGCCGATGCGCTGATCATCGGCGACACCGGCGCCGGCAAGGAGGTCGCCGCCCGCGCGCTGCATGATCTCAGCCCCCGCGCCGACCGGCCCTTCATTGCCATCAACTGCGCGGCGCTGCCGGAAACGCTGATCGAGAGCGAACTGTTCGGCCACGAGACAGGCGCCTTTCCGGGCGCGATCCGGGCGCGGTACGGCAAGTTCGAGCATGCGCGCGGCGGCACGATCCTGCTCGACGAAATCGGCTCCATGCCGATCGACCTTCAGGCCAAGTTTCTGCGGGTGCTGCAGGAGCGCACGATCACCCGGCTCGGCTCCAACGAGACCGTGGCGCTTGACGTGCGCTTCATCGCCACCAGCAAGGTGGATCTGGAGGCGGAAGTTGCAGCCGGGCGTTTCCGGGCCGATCTCTTCTATCGGCTGAACGTCGTCACCGTGCGCGTGCCCGCGCTCGCGCAGCGCCAGGCGGATATTCCGCTACTCTTCCTGCAGCTCGTGCGCGAAGCCGCGGCGCGCTATGGCCGGGAGGACGGCACCGTGCCGCCGGAGGTTCTCGCCGATATCGGCCAGCGCGACTGGCCGGGCAATGTGCGCGAGCTGCGCAATGCCGCCGACCGCTTCGTGCTCGGCCTCGACACGCGCTCCACCGCCTCCCCCTCCTCGCAGGACAAGGAGCCGATGCGGCTTGCCGACCGAGTCTCCGCCTTCGAACGCCGCATCATCGCCAGCGCCATCGCCGCCCATGGCGGCAGCCTGCGCCCGGTCTACGAGCAGCTCGGCATTTCCCGCAAGACGCTTTACGAGAAGATGCAGAAGCTCGGGCTCGACAAGAGGCTGCTGTCGGGCGATGGCGATGATCACGGCTAA
- a CDS encoding sensor histidine kinase, translated as MLLVAVAAAAAAVVGWGDSYATRRSMDSASLQAGSALRLAVAALSGHLKRYEALPALLADHEDMKELVSHPQDPALRSAANAYLKEINGLLRSSDVYVLTPDGTTIAASNFDGPTSFVGQNFSYRPYFQDAVAGKLARFYAVGTTSARRGYFFSAPIDVDGRIAGVIVFKVDIDSIEASWRGGEYKIFVTDPEGIIFMSGSPDWLYRAIQPLTSERLARTGASRRYSDVTLSELSVRRSTLGGHGLMTIREGRESRDYLALAEYVPEADWTVNVLIDTAGVRAQARTIILAILLVLCIAGLTVAILLQRRARLAERMLLQTQARDELEQRVAERTEDLARVNRELRQTQADLVQAGKLAGLGQMSAALSHEFNQPLAAAKTYADSAALLIERNRLAEATDNLRRISSLIDRMASLSRHLRNFARKPNEKLGAVALDEVVGDAMDILSVRLAAADAMLVVDLGTPAPVVRAGLVRLQQVLVNIVSNAADAVEGLDDRRILLSATQRADRVILEIRDQGPGVPAAIAERIFDPFFTTKGVGKGLGLGLSISYNIVRDFGGNLSVANDPQGGAVFRIELDAAEAVAEAAE; from the coding sequence ATGCTGCTTGTCGCCGTGGCAGCCGCTGCGGCGGCGGTCGTCGGCTGGGGCGACAGCTATGCGACCCGCCGCTCCATGGATTCCGCCTCGCTGCAGGCCGGCAGCGCGCTGCGGCTCGCCGTCGCGGCCCTGTCCGGCCATCTCAAGCGCTATGAGGCCCTGCCCGCGCTTCTGGCGGACCATGAAGACATGAAGGAGCTCGTCAGCCACCCGCAGGATCCGGCACTGCGGTCGGCTGCCAATGCCTATCTCAAGGAGATCAACGGCCTGCTCCGCTCCTCCGATGTTTATGTTCTGACCCCGGACGGCACCACGATCGCCGCCAGCAACTTCGATGGGCCGACCAGTTTCGTCGGCCAGAACTTCAGCTATCGGCCCTACTTCCAGGATGCGGTCGCCGGCAAGCTGGCGCGCTTCTATGCCGTCGGCACCACCTCGGCGAGGCGCGGCTATTTCTTCTCCGCCCCGATCGATGTCGACGGCCGCATCGCCGGCGTCATCGTCTTCAAGGTCGATATCGACAGCATCGAGGCCTCCTGGCGCGGCGGGGAGTACAAGATCTTCGTCACCGATCCCGAAGGCATCATCTTCATGAGCGGCAGCCCCGATTGGCTCTACCGCGCGATCCAGCCGCTGACCTCCGAGCGCCTCGCCCGGACCGGCGCCTCGCGCCGCTACTCCGACGTGACGCTGAGCGAGCTTTCCGTCCGCCGCTCGACCCTTGGCGGCCACGGGTTGATGACGATCAGGGAGGGCCGGGAAAGCCGCGACTATCTGGCGCTCGCCGAATATGTGCCGGAGGCGGACTGGACGGTGAACGTGCTGATCGACACGGCCGGCGTGCGCGCCCAGGCCCGCACGATCATTCTCGCCATTCTCCTTGTCCTCTGCATCGCGGGTTTGACCGTCGCGATCCTGCTGCAGCGGCGTGCCCGGCTGGCGGAGCGCATGTTGCTGCAGACGCAGGCGCGCGACGAGCTGGAACAGCGCGTGGCCGAGCGCACGGAGGACCTTGCCCGGGTCAACCGCGAGCTGCGCCAGACCCAGGCCGATCTCGTCCAGGCCGGCAAATTGGCCGGTCTCGGGCAGATGTCGGCCGCGCTCAGCCATGAATTCAACCAGCCGCTTGCCGCCGCCAAGACTTATGCCGACAGTGCGGCCCTGCTGATCGAGCGCAACCGCCTGGCGGAGGCGACCGACAATCTGCGCCGCATCTCCTCCCTGATCGACCGCATGGCCTCGCTCAGCCGGCACCTGCGCAACTTCGCCCGCAAGCCGAACGAGAAGCTGGGCGCGGTGGCGCTGGACGAGGTGGTCGGCGACGCGATGGACATCCTCTCCGTCCGCCTTGCCGCAGCCGACGCCATGCTGGTCGTCGACCTCGGCACGCCGGCACCGGTGGTCAGGGCCGGGCTGGTCCGGTTGCAGCAGGTGCTGGTCAATATCGTGTCCAATGCGGCCGATGCGGTGGAGGGGCTTGACGACCGACGCATCCTGCTCAGCGCCACGCAGCGTGCGGACCGCGTGATCCTCGAGATCCGCGACCAGGGGCCGGGCGTTCCCGCCGCGATCGCCGAGCGGATCTTCGATCCCTTCTTCACCACCAAGGGTGTCGGCAAGGGCCTCGGCCTCGGGCTCTCCATCTCCTACAACATCGTGCGGGATTTCGGCGGCAATCTGAGCGTTGCCAATGATCCGCAGGGCGGCGCGGTGTTCCGCATCGAGCTCGATGCGGCCGAGGCCGTGGCGGAGGCAGCGGAATAA
- a CDS encoding glycerol-3-phosphate dehydrogenase/oxidase yields MTTDTAALMDRRLLGLEQEGVDVVIIGAGINGAGLFRDLCEQGLSCLIVEKSDYGAGTSAAPSRLIHGGLKYLETGEFGLVAQSTRERNLLLKNAPHCVEPLETFIPIFSWLRGIPAALRTLAGSKSAPRSRGAVLIKIGLSMYDFYGAKFRVMPRHRMISRRKALADMPHLTPKIAAGGFYHDAKISRPERLVYELVQDGLAAQPLSAAINRASLVRSEDGKLTFSREGGGPVSVRPRLVVNAAGPWIDQVNAALGENSRLIGGTKGSHIILDHPELVASLKGRMIYFEADDGRILLVYDYLGRAMVGSTDIKADDPDNVRCEEEEIDYFLASLDALLPGLKVTRDHIVYAYSGIRPLPASDAANVGLISRDHSAPWLEPRAGRSFPVVSLVGGKWTTFRGFAEEVADAVLARLGATRRRSTETLPIGGGKDFPQDAAARRRWCETAARETGASTERAGELLARYGTTARAILAAEGPSAPRLPDSRSYSLPELVWVACQEHVLHLSDIVFRRTTLAVRGDLTGADLAALADVVGDALGWDDDRRSREAVAVRDDLARNHRRTVVLPASLTPADRTA; encoded by the coding sequence ATGACCACAGACACCGCCGCACTCATGGATCGCCGCCTGCTCGGACTGGAGCAGGAGGGCGTCGACGTCGTGATCATCGGCGCCGGCATCAACGGCGCCGGCCTGTTCCGCGACCTGTGCGAACAGGGCCTCTCCTGCCTGATCGTTGAGAAGAGCGATTATGGCGCCGGCACCAGCGCTGCGCCCTCCCGCCTTATCCATGGCGGGCTGAAATATCTCGAAACCGGCGAATTCGGGCTCGTCGCCCAATCGACCCGCGAGCGGAACCTGCTTTTGAAGAACGCGCCCCATTGCGTCGAGCCGCTGGAAACCTTCATCCCGATCTTCTCCTGGCTGCGCGGCATTCCCGCCGCGCTGCGCACGCTGGCCGGTTCGAAGAGCGCGCCGCGCAGCCGCGGCGCCGTGCTGATCAAGATCGGCCTGTCCATGTATGATTTCTACGGCGCCAAGTTCCGCGTCATGCCGCGCCACCGCATGATCTCGCGCCGGAAGGCGCTGGCCGACATGCCGCATCTGACGCCGAAGATCGCGGCGGGCGGCTTCTACCATGATGCCAAGATCAGCCGCCCGGAACGGCTCGTCTATGAACTGGTGCAGGACGGTCTCGCCGCCCAGCCGCTGTCGGCGGCGATCAACCGCGCCAGCCTCGTCCGGTCCGAGGACGGCAAGCTGACCTTCTCGCGGGAGGGCGGCGGGCCGGTGTCGGTCCGTCCGCGGCTGGTCGTCAATGCGGCCGGTCCCTGGATCGATCAGGTGAACGCCGCCCTCGGCGAGAACTCCCGGCTGATCGGCGGCACCAAGGGGTCGCACATCATCCTCGACCACCCCGAACTGGTCGCAAGCCTGAAGGGCCGGATGATCTATTTCGAGGCGGATGATGGCCGCATCCTGCTGGTCTACGACTATCTCGGCCGCGCCATGGTCGGCTCGACCGACATCAAGGCCGACGATCCCGACAATGTGCGCTGCGAGGAGGAGGAGATCGATTACTTCCTGGCAAGCCTCGACGCGCTGCTGCCCGGCCTCAAGGTCACGCGCGACCACATCGTCTACGCCTATAGCGGCATCCGGCCGCTGCCCGCCTCCGATGCCGCCAATGTCGGCCTGATCAGCCGCGATCACAGCGCGCCCTGGCTGGAGCCGCGCGCCGGTCGCAGCTTCCCCGTCGTTTCGCTGGTCGGCGGCAAATGGACCACCTTCCGCGGCTTTGCCGAAGAAGTGGCCGATGCTGTGCTCGCCCGGCTCGGCGCCACGCGTCGCCGCTCGACGGAGACGCTGCCGATCGGCGGCGGCAAGGACTTTCCGCAGGATGCTGCAGCGCGCCGCCGCTGGTGTGAGACGGCAGCGCGCGAGACCGGCGCATCGACGGAGCGGGCCGGGGAACTGCTCGCCCGCTACGGCACGACGGCGCGCGCCATTCTTGCGGCCGAAGGCCCCTCCGCGCCAAGGCTGCCGGACAGCCGGAGCTACAGCCTTCCCGAACTGGTCTGGGTCGCCTGTCAAGAACACGTGCTGCACCTCTCCGACATCGTCTTCCGCCGCACGACGCTTGCCGTTCGGGGCGACCTGACGGGTGCGGACCTGGCCGCACTGGCCGACGTCGTCGGCGACGCGCTCGGCTGGGATGACGACCGCCGCTCCCGCGAGGCAGTCGCCGTGCGGGACGACCTCGCGCGCAACCATCGCCGGACCGTGGTCCTGCCCGCCTCCTTGACGCCCGCCGACCGCACCGCTTGA